The Silene latifolia isolate original U9 population chromosome Y, ASM4854445v1, whole genome shotgun sequence sequence aAGTTGTTCATCTTCAAaaggtttgaaaagagagtcctgtttatttgatgtctagtttatgcatataaaatctcgtagtcaaattctttatggtttgtcctaggtgatttatttatgaacatgtcgctgaaaagtccgcgaatctgatttggttgtggaaaatgatttgaaaccctaatttttatgtcgattcagttattaGGCTTATTcatacatcatatttgtatagtctagatgataataggatttggaattactgcaaaataatgttttaaactcgttttatgaatcaatactttttatgcgacggtttctgtcagtttttggaaatcagtctgaaaactcttgataattttggaatttgagaaaaacacgttatatataatttgtagctaagactcatgggattccaatccaattggccttgtatcaatttgatttttctggaattagttatgtattttattccgagtctgtcatgtgctggaaaatcaggaaaaatcgtgtttgttctttaagttgatattcctattaagttatgatgagtctaggttatgtgcatgattatttgattgagtaggcggtaattatacataattatgttatgtaggtgatggatatgtgaaggatcataattgattgcttgtgtgcttggattgcgaaaaggtagggaaatacacttgacttattatcgttgttgttgaattgtgttgacttgtttgtgttcatatgaccaaactgtgaacgttgacgtgattcgtggttgttgattcatgttatgattcatatcctggaatgtgcttgactgaattgatcgtattgagtatattatcacaacattcagaatgatgattctatgatttaccagttcaatgatatacatattgtgttgcattaatttcttgagcattcatatgcattggagatggaggatgttgtggtgaagtggtgtggtgatgatgatgttgtgataaggcccaggcgggttctgcaggacttgccctggtgtcctcaccgcgAAATGGCGGATCgcctacggtcgatatatagtctatgGGGATCGGTATgggggcgttccgggttatgagatatgagttgagatggaggtggaggtgacggaggagcatgcatatcatattttgttgtttcattgtattccctactcaacctcgtggttgaccctgtgtattcgtgaacacctgtgacgatccaaatattggggagcagacttgacaggtttatgagataggatgggagcttgatgggcgtgagacttGGATGGatcgaagacttagtagctagatcatcatttggaagactttcacttttatttatgttagttctttgtaatttgatgtaaatgaggttttgtaaaaagttaagttaaagaaattatgtaatttgccttggagtttaatttgttattcactacctcgggaaaccgagatggtaacagtccggtttatcagggaatgtcttgctagaggctcctttataaatcggggtgttacattatCACTGCCCTTCAGACCGTAATTAGACCAAGTCTTTGACCCTACCTTTTATCGCTAAAAGACCAtagtgaaccgacaatcctagctaTTTTCTCTATATATTTTATATCAATACTTTTACTATTTATTTCATCTTTGTCGcattagtttagaaaccaatcaaaacaaaacccccactTCAGTTACTTAGACAGATTAGATTTAGCAAATAGAATAAattgtctccctgtggatacgatcccgacttccttgCTATattagtttaggccagttggtttatctttaataggtgtgcgatttagcctgtcaaattttggcgccgttgccggggaggcaacattTCTCTGTTTGCTTATTTAGTTTGTCTTGTCTCAGGGGAcattagttccttgagaccgttcttattcttttctttagtatttgtttatgcccaggtctcacGGGTCCGAGCTCGTACCATTCAACTCTGAACCCGAAAAGACTTTCCGAGCTAGACGAAACTTTTGGAAAGAAATTCATCAAGCCGAAGACTTGAGTACGCTTGATGCTGCCTACACCGCTTTTGTTGCAGAAAATCAATCTTTAGAAGAAGATACATCTACTTCTGCCCCTACTACGATCATGGCTACATTAGCAAGTCATTCAGAGCCCACCCTTGCATCCTTACCTAAGGGATTCAAGTTGCCGACCACCGATAATGGCACCTTTGAGATCCgtccttcctatattaacctggtaGAACGAAACATGTTTGGAGGAGCAGCTACTAAGGATCCTGTCAAACATATGGAGAAGTTCGTGACATATTGTTGCTCAATCCCTTTGACTGTCGGGGTAACACAAGACCAAGTAAAACAAGTTTTATTCCCTTTTTCTCTGCGAGATGGTGCTGCAGAGTGGTTACGTGATTTGGACATGGAAGCAAATGCTATTACTGACTGGAATACACTCGCTCTTgaattctacaagaggtattttccaccacagaagaCAAACGCTCTTAGAAGCCAAATCACTAGTTTTAAACAGGGCCCCACTGAAGACCTCAATGAGGCATGGGTTCGCTTCAAGAGACTAGTCCGCTCAGtcccccatcatggtttcccgaTCTGGTTTCTATGCAATCAGgtttataatgggctctatgatgatcatagagctttGCTTGATTCTTCTGCAAATGGGAGGTTTCAAAACAACACTACTGATGCCACTGCTTGGAAATTGATTGATgagatagctactcacactgATGAGTATGGTAACCCTAGAGGTAATACAAGAGGGGAAGTTCAGATGGTGCCGTTGCAGCTTAGTTAGAAGTATTGACTGCACAAATTGCAGAGCTAAAGACTACCCGGTCTTTGGGAAATCAGCAGACAGTTTATGCCATGACCCAACATGAAACACCTTGTGAGCGATGTGGTATTGCAGGACATGGTCCGGTCGAGTGTATGAGTCCCTTGGAGCAGGTTCACGCCTTTCAGTCCTTCAAACAAGGTACACCATACTCAAATTTCTATAATGAGAGGACTAGGGAGCATCCAAATTTCTCTTATCGGAGTCAGAATGTTCTAAACCCGACCCCACCACCGCCACAAGGTCCGAATCAAACATATACCATTCCTCAGAATCGGGGAAATCAACCACAAGGTGGTTATCAGAGGAACAATCAAGGGGGTCAACAACATCCAAACAATGACCTCTCTGACATAAAGGCCATGCTTCAGCAACAGATGACCGCTTCACAAAAGCAAGAGGCACTTATCACTCAGTTGATGGCGCATAACAAGATGTTGGACAATCAAATTGCCCAACTAGCCACTTCAAGTAGACAACCGGGTACACTGCCGTCTCAGCCTGAGAAGTCGCATGACACGGCAAACGCGATTCATCTTcgaagcggtcttacttatgatggacccGCAATGCCCGAGAATGTTGAGGAGGTCATAATGGAGGAGTTAGATGTGGACGCGGAAGAAAAAGCAGCGGACGAAGCTGCTGTAACACCTGAAAAaagtcgatcgaatgaaatttctggtcgatcgactaaaattgTTGAACAGGAAATTGGCAAAACtgaaaatagtcgatcgactggaaaaagtagtcgatcgactgaaaaaagtggtcgatcgactgatttagttggtcgatcgatttTTTCGTCCGACGTGGTTGCTGATCCGTCGTCTATTGCTATTGGGACGCCTTCTACTGCTGATAAGGCGTCTATTTATGACAAAGGGAAGAGTAAAGTTGCTGAATCACAAATCGCTATCAAGGTTCCTTTTCCAGGGCGCCTAAAGAACACAAAAGTCGAGCGACAATTCGGTAAATTCTTGGAGGTCGTCAAAAATCTCCAGGTAACTGTACCTTTTTACCGAACTAatcacccaggtaccctcttacgctaagtttatgaaagacatCTTGACCCGTAAGAGGAACTTTAACGAGGTAGAGACCATTGCTTTTacagaagagtgtagtgcactcctaCAAAGCAAGTCTCCACCAAAATTGAAAGATCCTGGTAGTTTTTCAATTTCATGTACTATAGGCACTCATGTAATAGATAAAGCTTTATGTGATTTGGGTGCCAGTGTCACTGTCATGCCTTATTCGGTTTGCGAGAAACTGAATATGGGGCATCTTAAAGTTACCAATGTTACCCTACAAATGGCTGACCGAACAGTTAAGCGACCTCTAGGTGTATTAGAGGATGTCTCTGTTAAGATAGGTAAGTTTTTTATACCTGTTGACTTCATTGTATTGGATATGACCGAGGATTCTCAGATTCCCAtaattttgggtaggccatttttgcatACTGTAGGAGCCATTATTGATGTAAAAAAGGGACGTTTGACTCTCGAGGTAGGGGATGATAGAGTTACTTTTAATTTGGCTAGCACGCTGGCTAAGCctatgatagaggatacatgttatgcGGTAGACATTGTAGATGAATCTATGTTTG is a genomic window containing:
- the LOC141630964 gene encoding uncharacterized protein LOC141630964 — encoded protein: MPRSHGSELVPFNSEPEKTFRARRNFWKEIHQAEDLSTLDAAYTAFVAENQSLEEDTSTSAPTTIMATLASHSEPTLASLPKGFKLPTTDNGTFEIRPSYINLVERNMFGGAATKDPVKHMEKFVTYCCSIPLTVGVTQDQVKQVLFPFSLRDGAAEWLRDLDMEANAITDWNTLALEFYKRYFPPQKTNALRSQITSFKQGPTEDLNEAWVRFKRLVRSVPHHGFPIWFLCNQVYNGLYDDHRALLDSSANGRFQNNTTDATAWKLIDEIATHTDEYGNPRELKTTRSLGNQQTVYAMTQHETPCERCGIAGHGPVECMSPLEQVHAFQSFKQGTPYSNFYNERTREHPNFSYRSQNVLNPTPPPPQGPNQTYTIPQNRGNQPQGGYQRNNQGGQQHPNNDLSDIKAMLQQQMTASQKQEALITQLMAHNKMLDNQIAQLATSSRQPGTLPSQPEKSHDTANAIHLRSGLTYDGPAMPENVEEVIMEELDVDAEEKAADEAAVPSYAKFMKDILTRKRNFNEVETIAFTEECSALLQSKSPPKLKDPGSFSISCTIGTHVIDKALCDLGASVTVMPYSVCEKLNMGHLKVTNVTLQMADRTVKRPLGVLEDVSVKIGKFFIPVDFIVLDMTEDSQIPIILGRPFLHTVGAIIDVKKGRLTLEVGDDRVTFNLASTLAKPMIEDTCYAVDIVDESMFDYWTGSLLGDPLEALIALDDFAEDEQVDYETMKAL